Proteins encoded together in one Micromonospora kangleipakensis window:
- a CDS encoding 3-oxoacyl-ACP reductase: MTDRYASFVQSGAGRALVKRLGLPDPPRLRRHTPGDPLVPGPVLLGSSADGRLAEPVTKILTIAGVELRDPAAATDATARYAALVYDATGITDSTELRQLYDFFHPQARALLPSGRVIVLGTPPGECGSPREATAQRALEGLTRSIGKEFGRGVTAQLVYVTKAAGDGPDGQDLSPGTLASLESSLRFLLSGRSAYVSGQVIRVGAGTAQPPADWDRPLDGQVVLVTGAARGIGAALARVLARDGAQVVALDIPAAGDELAAVANEIGGTAVQLDLTAPDAPARLARHLADRHGRVDVVVHNAGITRDRTLGRMDADRWDSVIDVNLSSQERINDVLLERALIPTGGRIVSVSSIAGIAGNRGQTNYATSKAGVIGLVDSLAPALRERGISVNAVAPGFIETRLTARIPLMLREAGRRMNSMSQGGLPVDVAETIGWLAWPASGAVSGNVVRVCGQSLLGA, translated from the coding sequence ATGACCGACAGGTACGCGAGCTTCGTCCAATCGGGGGCCGGTCGCGCGCTGGTCAAGCGCCTCGGGCTGCCCGACCCGCCTCGACTGCGCCGGCACACGCCGGGCGACCCGCTCGTCCCCGGACCCGTCCTGCTCGGCTCCTCGGCCGACGGCCGGCTCGCCGAGCCGGTCACCAAGATCCTGACCATCGCCGGGGTCGAGCTGCGCGATCCGGCCGCCGCCACCGACGCCACCGCGCGCTACGCCGCCCTGGTGTACGACGCCACCGGCATCACCGACTCCACCGAGCTGCGGCAGCTCTACGACTTCTTCCACCCGCAGGCCCGGGCGCTGCTGCCCAGCGGCCGGGTGATCGTGCTCGGCACCCCGCCCGGCGAGTGCGGCTCGCCGCGCGAGGCGACCGCGCAGCGCGCCCTGGAGGGGCTGACCCGCAGCATCGGCAAGGAGTTCGGCCGAGGCGTCACCGCCCAACTGGTGTACGTGACGAAGGCCGCCGGTGATGGCCCGGACGGCCAGGACCTGTCACCTGGCACGCTGGCCAGCCTCGAATCGAGCCTCCGGTTTCTTCTCTCCGGGCGCTCCGCGTACGTCTCGGGCCAGGTGATCCGGGTCGGCGCCGGCACCGCCCAGCCGCCGGCCGACTGGGACCGGCCGCTGGACGGGCAGGTCGTGCTGGTGACCGGCGCGGCCCGGGGCATCGGTGCCGCGCTGGCCCGGGTGCTCGCCCGGGACGGCGCCCAGGTCGTCGCGCTGGACATCCCGGCCGCCGGGGACGAGCTGGCCGCGGTCGCCAACGAGATCGGCGGCACCGCCGTCCAGCTCGACCTGACCGCCCCGGACGCCCCGGCCCGCCTCGCCCGGCACCTCGCCGACCGGCACGGCCGGGTCGACGTGGTGGTGCACAACGCCGGCATCACCCGGGACAGGACGCTGGGCCGGATGGACGCCGACCGCTGGGATTCCGTCATCGACGTGAACCTCTCCAGCCAGGAGCGGATCAACGACGTGCTGCTGGAGCGTGCCCTGATCCCTACCGGCGGCCGGATCGTCTCGGTCTCCTCGATCGCGGGCATCGCCGGCAACCGCGGCCAGACCAACTACGCCACCAGCAAGGCCGGGGTGATCGGTCTGGTCGACTCGCTCGCCCCGGCGCTGCGCGAACGCGGCATCAGCGTCAACGCGGTCGCCCCCGGTTTCATCGAGACCCGGCTGACCGCGCGCATCCCGCTGATGCTCCGCGAGGCGGGCCGGCGGATGAACAGCATGTCCCAGGGCGGCCTGCCGGTTGACGTGGCCGAGACGATCGGCTGGCTGGCCTGGCCGGCGAGCGGCGCGGTCAGCGGCAACGTGGTCCGGGTCTGCGGCCAGAGTCTGCTGGGGGCGTGA
- a CDS encoding SCP2 sterol-binding domain-containing protein, with translation MTDFDPANFANVGPKEFAQLVKSTPDDKIAEVMSGDLRGKVLSAVFGRMPELFRADRAGSTNAVIHWNITGRPDGGTDTYEIVIENGTCAVNESATRDPKLSLTMGPVEFLKIVSGGANPVMMFMTGKLKAKGDLGLAANIANLFDIPKA, from the coding sequence ATGACTGACTTCGACCCGGCCAACTTCGCGAACGTCGGCCCCAAGGAGTTCGCGCAGCTGGTCAAGTCCACCCCCGACGACAAGATCGCCGAGGTGATGTCGGGCGACCTGCGCGGCAAGGTCCTCAGCGCGGTCTTCGGCCGGATGCCGGAGCTGTTCCGCGCCGACCGGGCCGGCTCCACCAACGCGGTGATCCACTGGAACATCACCGGACGCCCCGACGGTGGCACCGACACCTACGAGATCGTCATCGAGAACGGCACCTGCGCGGTCAACGAGTCCGCGACCCGCGACCCGAAGCTGAGCCTCACCATGGGCCCGGTCGAGTTCCTGAAGATCGTCTCCGGTGGCGCCAACCCGGTCATGATGTTCATGACCGGCAAGCTGAAGGCCAAGGGCGACCTGGGCCTCGCCGCCAACATCGCCAACCTGTTCGACATCCCCAAGGCCTGA
- a CDS encoding MaoC/PaaZ C-terminal domain-containing protein, which produces MARRKDRSADGPTEDLSVHELIDGPTQNLSGLVVTPDAVQELGTHDLSVHATQDLSGLDLTHGGTPAPTGQVTTTEGGGPVGRALVELPRMPAAGALYRRALLGALPGVGGRRSDTLPAVELTVTGVAVDRAHLADYDRLCGFRLADRLPATYPHVMGFPLALRLMTAPEFPIPLTGVVHVANRITVHRPVEAGERLDFRTYAENLRPHDRGRQLDVVLVGSVDGEEVWRGVSTYLGKERTAGGGERRDRGDRPTPPAPSAHWRLTPRVGTDYARVSGDHNPIHTSRLGARLFGFPRPIAHGMWSKAHCLAALESRLPDAYTVDVAFKLPVRLPSTVAFNATPGWDFALHDARSGRPHLVGTIR; this is translated from the coding sequence ATGGCCAGGCGGAAGGACCGGTCGGCGGACGGCCCGACCGAGGACCTGTCGGTCCACGAACTGATCGACGGCCCCACCCAGAACCTCTCCGGCCTCGTCGTCACCCCCGACGCGGTCCAGGAGCTCGGCACGCACGACCTGAGCGTCCACGCCACCCAGGACCTCTCCGGTCTCGACCTGACCCACGGGGGAACGCCGGCCCCGACCGGGCAGGTGACGACCACGGAGGGCGGCGGTCCGGTCGGCCGGGCCCTGGTCGAGCTGCCCCGGATGCCGGCGGCCGGCGCGCTGTACCGGCGGGCCCTGCTCGGCGCGCTGCCGGGGGTGGGCGGCCGGCGGAGCGACACGCTGCCGGCGGTCGAACTGACCGTGACCGGCGTCGCCGTGGACCGGGCGCACCTCGCCGACTACGACCGGCTCTGCGGCTTCCGGCTCGCCGACCGGCTGCCGGCGACGTACCCGCACGTCATGGGCTTCCCGCTGGCGTTGCGGCTGATGACCGCGCCGGAGTTCCCCATCCCGCTGACCGGGGTGGTGCACGTGGCCAACCGGATCACCGTGCACCGACCGGTCGAGGCCGGCGAACGGCTGGACTTCCGGACGTACGCGGAGAACCTGCGCCCGCACGACCGGGGCCGGCAGCTCGACGTGGTGCTCGTCGGGTCGGTCGACGGGGAGGAGGTGTGGCGCGGCGTGTCGACGTACCTCGGCAAGGAGCGCACGGCCGGCGGCGGTGAGCGGCGCGACCGGGGTGACCGGCCGACCCCGCCGGCCCCCTCCGCGCACTGGCGGCTCACCCCCCGGGTCGGCACGGACTACGCGCGGGTCTCCGGCGACCACAACCCCATCCACACCTCCCGGCTGGGCGCGCGGCTGTTCGGCTTCCCCCGGCCGATCGCGCACGGGATGTGGAGCAAGGCCCACTGCCTGGCCGCGCTGGAGAGCCGGCTGCCGGACGCCTACACGGTCGACGTGGCGTTCAAGCTGCCGGTGCGGCTGCCGTCGACGGTGGCGTTCAACGCCACGCCGGGCTGGGACTTCGCGCTGCACGACGCCCGGTCCGGCCGCCCGCACCTGGTCGGCACGATCCGCTGA
- a CDS encoding N,N-dimethylformamidase beta subunit family domain-containing protein: MVHLRRRWALGLLAGGVSAAALGSIQPFLGRRRGGMLVRRQPPPVEVENRAAGTPWWPEDGPRAADDRHRQIQGYASATSVAPGESIDFHVAVNPAGRYRISIHRLGWYDGAGARTVLTSPEFDGVPQPVPPADPATGAIACRWPVSWTLRVPDDWASGLYQAVFTSADGWRACTPFVVRDDRRAAALCVVLPVTTWQAYNQWPLDGRTGKSLYNGFAATGRRDPAVRAREVSFDRPYADDGIAIQLTRDHDAIQWLERNGYDVSYATSFDLHSGRLDPIRHRGIVFAGHDEYWSVQMRRAAGRAVAAGHSLAFLGANSVYWHIRVRPTADGRPERVVACAKTNPDPGQDAAGPTVKWRSLGQPEQALVGVQYNGIVGDPQPLVVQGADHWFWAGTGLADGDRIPGVVGGEADGLNPKGPRPAATATLLSASPYRTREGGQQVQNTHLYETPQGAIVFAAGTLCWTMALNRPGHRDERIERATANLLDRMTGRSGASTGPAGPAVGAQG, from the coding sequence ATGGTCCATCTCCGCCGGCGCTGGGCACTCGGTCTCCTCGCCGGCGGCGTCTCCGCCGCGGCGCTCGGCAGCATCCAACCGTTTCTCGGCCGCCGCCGCGGCGGAATGCTGGTCCGCCGGCAGCCGCCCCCGGTCGAGGTGGAGAACCGCGCGGCCGGCACGCCCTGGTGGCCGGAGGACGGCCCCCGGGCCGCGGACGACCGGCACCGCCAGATCCAGGGGTACGCCTCGGCCACCAGCGTCGCCCCCGGCGAGTCGATCGACTTCCACGTCGCGGTCAACCCGGCCGGCCGGTACCGGATCTCGATCCACCGGCTCGGCTGGTACGACGGCGCGGGCGCCCGCACGGTGCTGACCAGCCCGGAGTTCGACGGCGTGCCGCAGCCGGTGCCGCCGGCCGACCCGGCGACCGGGGCCATCGCCTGCCGCTGGCCGGTCTCCTGGACGCTCCGGGTGCCGGACGACTGGGCCTCCGGCCTCTACCAGGCGGTCTTCACCTCGGCGGACGGCTGGCGCGCCTGCACCCCGTTCGTGGTCCGGGACGACCGGCGGGCCGCCGCGCTCTGCGTGGTCCTGCCGGTCACCACCTGGCAGGCGTACAACCAGTGGCCACTGGACGGGCGGACGGGCAAGAGCCTCTACAACGGCTTCGCGGCGACCGGCCGCCGGGATCCGGCGGTCCGCGCGCGCGAGGTCTCCTTCGACCGCCCGTACGCGGACGACGGCATCGCCATCCAGCTCACCCGCGACCACGACGCCATCCAGTGGCTGGAGCGCAACGGCTACGACGTCAGCTACGCGACGAGCTTCGACCTGCACTCCGGGCGGCTCGACCCGATCCGGCACCGGGGCATCGTCTTCGCGGGGCACGACGAGTACTGGTCGGTGCAGATGCGCCGGGCCGCGGGGCGGGCGGTGGCCGCCGGTCACAGCCTCGCCTTCCTCGGCGCCAACAGCGTCTACTGGCACATCCGGGTCCGCCCCACCGCCGACGGCCGCCCCGAACGGGTGGTCGCCTGCGCCAAGACCAACCCCGACCCGGGCCAGGACGCCGCTGGCCCGACGGTCAAGTGGCGCAGCCTCGGGCAGCCCGAACAGGCGCTCGTCGGCGTGCAGTACAACGGCATCGTCGGCGACCCGCAGCCGCTGGTGGTGCAGGGCGCGGACCACTGGTTCTGGGCCGGCACCGGGCTGGCCGACGGCGACCGGATCCCCGGGGTGGTCGGCGGCGAGGCGGACGGCCTCAACCCGAAAGGGCCGCGGCCCGCCGCCACCGCCACCCTGCTCAGCGCCTCGCCGTACCGGACGCGAGAGGGCGGGCAGCAGGTGCAGAACACCCACCTGTACGAGACACCGCAGGGCGCAATCGTCTTCGCCGCCGGCACGCTCTGCTGGACGATGGCTCTCAACCGCCCGGGGCACCGGGACGAGCGGATCGAGCGGGCCACCGCCAACCTGCTGGACCGGATGACCGGACGGTCCGGCGCGTCGACGGGCCCGGCGGGTCCGGCGGTGGGGGCCCAGGGCTGA
- a CDS encoding AMP-binding protein, translated as MDLPFIVATLTRRGLLTPGRPIRVASQLGALRKWGWSLAGELRQAAARDPGRTAVVDEQGVELTYQELLDRAERLARSMRAGLGVQPGDRIGVLCRNHHGLIEAVVAAKLLGADAVLVNTGLSAAQLTTVAEEQSLRVLVHDAEFAERVLGLPADVQRVDERGQEELIAGALPGDQLQPPERDGRTIVLTSGTTGTPKGARRPTPHGFGPLVSIIDRIPLHARDTVLIAAPLFHTWGYAALQVAFALRSTIVLHRRFDPAATLAALAAQPCDALFAVPVMVQRLLEVPPPSPRPPLKVVAVSGSALPGGLAPRFMDVYGDVLYNLYGSTEVSWASIAGPADLREAPTTAGRPPHGTRLEILDEAGEPVRDGRVGRIFVGNEMLFEGYTSGARRETHDGLLDTGDLGRLNAEGLLFVDGRADDMIVSGGENVFPSEVEDLLAQLPQVREAAVIGVPDPEYGQRLAAFLALHPGETLDPEAVREYVRHYLARFSVPRDVIFVKYLPRNATGKVLSRELRRYYG; from the coding sequence TTGGACCTGCCGTTCATCGTCGCCACGCTGACCCGGCGCGGGCTACTCACCCCCGGCCGTCCCATCCGGGTCGCCTCCCAGCTCGGCGCGCTGCGCAAGTGGGGCTGGAGCCTCGCCGGCGAGCTGCGCCAGGCCGCCGCCCGCGACCCCGGCCGGACTGCCGTCGTGGACGAGCAGGGCGTCGAGCTGACCTACCAGGAGCTGCTGGACCGGGCCGAACGGCTGGCCCGGTCCATGCGCGCCGGCCTCGGCGTCCAGCCCGGGGACCGGATCGGGGTGCTCTGCCGCAACCACCACGGGCTGATCGAGGCGGTCGTCGCGGCGAAGCTGCTCGGCGCGGACGCCGTCCTGGTCAACACCGGGCTCTCCGCCGCGCAGCTGACCACCGTCGCCGAGGAACAGTCGCTGCGGGTGCTGGTGCACGACGCCGAGTTCGCCGAGCGGGTCCTCGGCCTCCCCGCCGACGTGCAGCGGGTCGACGAGCGCGGCCAGGAGGAGCTGATCGCCGGCGCCCTCCCCGGTGACCAGCTCCAGCCGCCCGAGCGGGACGGCCGGACCATCGTGCTCACCTCCGGCACCACCGGAACGCCCAAGGGCGCCCGGCGGCCCACCCCGCACGGCTTCGGCCCGCTGGTCTCCATCATCGACCGGATCCCGCTGCACGCCCGCGACACCGTGCTGATCGCCGCGCCGCTCTTCCACACCTGGGGGTACGCGGCCCTGCAGGTGGCCTTCGCCCTGCGCTCCACCATCGTGCTGCACCGCCGCTTCGACCCGGCCGCCACGCTGGCCGCGCTGGCCGCCCAGCCGTGCGACGCGCTCTTCGCCGTGCCGGTGATGGTGCAACGGCTGCTGGAGGTGCCGCCGCCGAGCCCCCGACCGCCGCTGAAGGTGGTCGCGGTCAGCGGATCGGCCCTGCCCGGCGGGCTGGCACCGAGGTTCATGGACGTCTACGGGGATGTCCTCTACAACCTGTACGGCTCGACCGAGGTCTCCTGGGCGTCCATCGCCGGCCCGGCCGACCTGCGCGAGGCCCCGACCACCGCCGGCCGCCCGCCGCACGGCACCCGCCTGGAGATCCTGGACGAGGCCGGCGAGCCGGTCCGGGACGGGCGGGTCGGGCGGATCTTCGTGGGCAACGAGATGCTCTTCGAGGGGTACACCTCGGGGGCCCGCCGGGAGACCCACGACGGCCTGCTGGACACCGGCGACCTGGGCCGGCTCAACGCCGAGGGTCTGCTCTTCGTCGACGGCCGGGCCGACGACATGATCGTCTCCGGGGGCGAGAACGTCTTCCCCTCCGAGGTGGAGGACCTGCTCGCCCAACTGCCGCAGGTCCGCGAGGCCGCCGTGATCGGGGTGCCCGACCCCGAGTACGGCCAGCGCCTCGCCGCGTTCCTCGCCCTGCACCCCGGCGAGACGCTCGACCCGGAGGCGGTCCGCGAGTACGTCCGGCACTACCTGGCCCGCTTCTCCGTGCCCCGGGACGTCATCTTCGTGAAGTACCTGCCGCGCAACGCCACCGGCAAGGTGCTCAGCCGCGAGCTCCGCCGCTACTACGGCTGA
- a CDS encoding SigE family RNA polymerase sigma factor encodes MNRADEDEYRQFVAARLEPLRRTAYLLCRDWHTADDLVSITIGKLYRHWRRVRAAENVDAYVRGVLTHAWLDERRRPWRRERSTDEVPEQADLVMPEPSLADREMLLDLLGQLPPRRRAVIVLRFYCDLSVEETAGILGISTGTVKSQAARGLAALRLLMTGAQSARGELS; translated from the coding sequence GTGAACCGGGCCGACGAGGACGAGTACCGGCAGTTCGTCGCCGCCCGGCTGGAGCCGCTGCGCCGCACCGCGTACCTGCTCTGCCGGGACTGGCACACCGCCGACGACCTGGTCTCCATCACCATCGGCAAGCTCTACCGGCACTGGCGGCGGGTCCGCGCCGCGGAGAACGTCGACGCGTACGTCCGGGGTGTGCTGACCCACGCCTGGCTGGACGAGCGGCGTCGCCCCTGGCGGCGCGAGCGGAGCACCGACGAGGTGCCCGAGCAGGCCGACCTGGTCATGCCGGAGCCGTCGCTGGCCGACCGGGAGATGCTGCTGGACCTGCTCGGCCAGCTGCCTCCGCGCCGCCGGGCGGTGATCGTGCTGCGCTTCTACTGCGACCTGTCGGTCGAGGAGACCGCCGGCATCCTCGGCATCAGCACCGGCACCGTGAAGAGCCAGGCCGCCCGCGGGCTGGCGGCCCTGCGCCTGCTGATGACCGGCGCCCAGTCGGCAAGGGGGGAGCTGTCATGA
- a CDS encoding TetR/AcrR family transcriptional regulator — protein sequence MSSTPTFKRLPRAVREQQMLDAAVKVFSRRGFHAASMDEIAEDAGISKPMVYAYLGTKEELFVACLHREGTRMMEAIAGAAASDLPADERLWRGLRAFFRFVGAHRDGWAVLYRQARGEQPFAGELATMRGRLVEVVAGMLDHALRAEGREVGPTDLEVVAYALVGATESLADWLADHTEADPEKTATRMMNVAWLGAAQLLHGTTWHPPTP from the coding sequence GTGTCCAGCACACCCACCTTCAAGCGCCTGCCCCGGGCCGTCCGCGAGCAGCAGATGCTCGACGCGGCGGTCAAGGTCTTCTCCCGCCGCGGCTTCCACGCCGCCAGCATGGACGAGATCGCCGAGGACGCTGGGATCTCCAAGCCGATGGTCTACGCGTACCTCGGCACCAAGGAGGAGCTCTTCGTCGCCTGCCTGCACCGCGAGGGCACCCGGATGATGGAGGCGATCGCCGGGGCCGCCGCCTCCGACCTCCCCGCCGACGAGCGGCTCTGGCGCGGCCTGCGCGCCTTCTTCCGCTTCGTCGGCGCGCACCGGGACGGCTGGGCGGTGCTCTACCGGCAGGCCCGCGGCGAGCAGCCCTTCGCCGGGGAGCTGGCCACCATGCGGGGCCGGCTGGTCGAGGTGGTCGCCGGCATGCTGGACCACGCGCTGCGCGCCGAGGGACGCGAGGTGGGCCCGACCGACCTGGAGGTCGTCGCGTACGCCCTGGTCGGCGCGACCGAGTCGCTCGCGGACTGGCTCGCCGACCACACCGAGGCCGACCCGGAGAAGACCGCCACCCGGATGATGAACGTCGCCTGGCTCGGCGCCGCCCAGCTCCTGCACGGCACCACCTGGCACCCACCCACCCCCTGA
- a CDS encoding DedA family protein — protein sequence MESVLDLLHHTVTSPWVYLVVFVVTAVDAFFPAVPGETVVITAAVFAAGGEPNVVAVIAVAAFGALAGDHVSYGIGRGGGAHRVARLPADSRRRAGSEWARRAVDRRGGMILTTARYVPGGRTAVTLTMGAVRYPLRSFVLYDALACGSWAVYCGLLGYFGGLAFARDPVRGLLVGIGLSIAVTGLVEVARWSRRRARATARR from the coding sequence ATGGAGTCCGTGCTCGACCTGCTGCACCACACGGTCACGTCGCCGTGGGTGTACCTGGTGGTCTTCGTGGTCACCGCGGTCGACGCGTTCTTCCCCGCCGTGCCGGGCGAGACGGTGGTGATCACCGCGGCGGTCTTCGCGGCGGGCGGCGAGCCCAACGTGGTCGCGGTCATCGCGGTGGCCGCGTTCGGCGCGCTCGCCGGTGACCACGTCTCCTACGGCATCGGCCGGGGCGGCGGCGCTCACCGGGTGGCCCGGCTGCCCGCCGACAGCCGCCGGCGGGCCGGCTCCGAGTGGGCCCGCCGGGCCGTCGACCGGCGCGGCGGGATGATCCTGACCACCGCCCGGTACGTGCCCGGCGGTCGCACCGCGGTCACCCTGACCATGGGCGCGGTCCGCTATCCGCTGCGCTCCTTTGTGCTGTACGACGCCCTGGCCTGCGGCAGCTGGGCGGTCTACTGCGGGCTGCTCGGCTACTTCGGCGGCCTGGCCTTCGCGCGCGACCCGGTCAGGGGCCTGCTGGTCGGCATCGGCCTGTCGATCGCGGTTACCGGCCTGGTGGAGGTCGCCCGCTGGTCCCGCCGCCGCGCCCGCGCCACCGCCCGCCGCTGA
- a CDS encoding acyl-CoA dehydrogenase family protein, with the protein MAEFSLDLNEEQRDLRDWVHGFAAEVVRPAAAEWDAREETPWPVIQEAAKVGLYGFEFLATCWADPTGLSLPIASEELFWGDAGIGLSIFGTGLAVAAIYGAGTPDQLVEWVPQCFGDVDSPAVAAFCTSEPEAGSDVGSMRTRAVYDEATDEWVLRGQKAYATNGGIAGVHVVTASVDPSLGSRGQAAFVVPPGTAGLNATRKLRKLGLRASHTADVFLDDVRVPGHCLLGGRDALLERLDRARSGQRASGQAAMRTFELSRPTVGAQALGVARAAYEYALDYAKDRVQFGRPIIENQAVAFALADMKMEIDAARLLVWRASWMGRNNRPFTAGEGSMSKLKAGEVAVSVTEKAVQLLGGAGFLRDHPVERWYRDAKIYTIFEGTSEIQRLVISRAISGVQIR; encoded by the coding sequence GTGGCCGAGTTCTCGCTCGACCTGAACGAGGAACAGCGGGATCTGCGCGACTGGGTGCACGGCTTCGCCGCCGAGGTCGTGCGCCCGGCCGCGGCCGAGTGGGACGCCCGGGAGGAGACCCCCTGGCCGGTCATCCAGGAGGCGGCGAAGGTCGGCCTGTACGGCTTCGAGTTCCTCGCCACCTGCTGGGCCGACCCCACCGGCCTGTCCCTGCCGATCGCCAGCGAGGAGCTCTTCTGGGGCGACGCCGGCATCGGGCTCAGCATCTTCGGCACCGGCCTCGCCGTCGCCGCCATCTACGGCGCGGGCACCCCGGACCAACTCGTCGAGTGGGTGCCGCAGTGCTTCGGCGACGTCGACTCCCCGGCCGTCGCCGCGTTCTGCACCAGCGAACCGGAGGCCGGCTCGGACGTCGGGTCGATGCGCACCCGGGCGGTCTACGACGAGGCCACCGACGAGTGGGTGCTGCGCGGGCAGAAGGCGTATGCCACCAACGGCGGGATCGCCGGGGTGCACGTGGTCACCGCCTCCGTCGACCCGTCGCTCGGCTCCCGCGGCCAGGCCGCGTTCGTCGTACCGCCGGGCACGGCGGGGCTCAACGCCACCCGCAAGCTGCGCAAGCTGGGGTTGCGCGCGTCGCACACGGCCGACGTCTTCCTCGACGACGTACGGGTGCCCGGGCACTGCCTCCTCGGCGGCCGGGACGCCCTGCTGGAACGGCTCGACCGGGCCCGCTCCGGCCAGCGCGCCTCCGGCCAGGCCGCGATGCGGACGTTCGAGCTGTCCCGGCCCACGGTCGGCGCGCAGGCCCTCGGGGTGGCCCGGGCGGCGTACGAGTACGCCCTCGACTACGCCAAGGACCGGGTCCAGTTCGGACGGCCGATCATCGAGAACCAGGCGGTCGCGTTCGCGCTGGCCGACATGAAGATGGAGATCGACGCGGCCCGGCTGCTGGTCTGGCGGGCCTCCTGGATGGGGCGCAACAACCGGCCGTTCACCGCGGGCGAGGGCTCGATGTCCAAGCTGAAGGCCGGCGAGGTGGCGGTGTCGGTCACCGAGAAGGCGGTCCAGCTGCTCGGCGGCGCCGGCTTCCTCCGCGACCACCCGGTCGAACGCTGGTACCGGGACGCCAAGATCTACACCATCTTCGAAGGCACCTCCGAGATCCAGCGGCTGGTCATCTCCCGCGCGATCTCCGGGGTGCAGATCCGCTGA
- a CDS encoding acetyl-CoA C-acetyltransferase, which yields MQSVRRVAVIGGNRIPFARSNSRYAHASNADMLGAALDGLVARFGLSGQRVGEVVAGAVLKHSKDFNLTREVVLGSRLDPHTPAYDIQQACGTGLEAAILVANKIALGQIEVGIAGGVDTTSDAPLAVNEDLRRTLLQLNSARTLGERLKVAAKLRPHQPFKPEIPRNAEPRTGLSMGEHAARTALRWNVDRQAQDELAVRSHQRLAAAYDKGFFDDLMTPYLGLTRDQNLRPDTSLEKLGSLKPVFGHRGPDAERATMTAGNSSPLTDGASTVLLASEEWAREHSLPVLAWFSWSETAAVDFVHGDEGLLMAPAYAVPRMLARAGLTLQDFDYYEIHEAFASQVLATLAAWESAEFCKERLGLDAPLGSIDRDKLNVNGSSLAAGHPFAATGGRIVATLAKLLAEKGSGRGLISICAAGGQGVTAILER from the coding sequence GTGCAGAGTGTCCGGCGGGTCGCGGTCATCGGTGGCAACCGCATCCCCTTCGCCCGGTCCAACTCCCGGTACGCGCACGCGTCCAATGCGGACATGCTCGGCGCGGCCCTGGACGGGCTGGTCGCCCGGTTCGGCCTGTCCGGCCAGCGGGTCGGCGAGGTGGTCGCGGGCGCGGTGCTCAAGCATTCGAAGGACTTCAACCTCACCCGCGAGGTGGTGCTCGGCTCCCGGCTCGACCCGCACACCCCCGCGTACGACATCCAGCAGGCCTGCGGCACCGGGCTGGAGGCGGCCATCCTGGTCGCCAACAAGATCGCCCTCGGGCAGATCGAGGTGGGCATCGCCGGTGGCGTGGACACCACCTCGGACGCACCGCTCGCCGTCAACGAGGACCTGCGCCGCACGCTGCTGCAGCTCAACTCCGCCCGTACCCTCGGCGAGCGGCTGAAGGTCGCCGCGAAGCTCCGCCCGCACCAGCCGTTCAAGCCGGAGATCCCGCGCAACGCCGAACCGCGTACCGGACTGTCGATGGGGGAGCACGCCGCCCGGACGGCGCTGCGCTGGAACGTCGACCGGCAGGCCCAGGACGAGCTGGCGGTCCGCTCGCACCAGCGGCTCGCCGCCGCGTACGACAAGGGTTTCTTCGACGACCTGATGACCCCCTACCTGGGGCTGACCCGGGACCAGAACCTCCGCCCCGACACCAGCCTGGAGAAGCTCGGCTCGCTCAAGCCGGTCTTCGGCCACCGCGGCCCGGACGCCGAGCGGGCCACCATGACCGCGGGCAACTCGTCGCCGCTCACCGACGGCGCCTCGACCGTGCTGCTGGCGTCGGAGGAGTGGGCGCGGGAGCACAGCCTGCCGGTGCTGGCCTGGTTCAGCTGGTCCGAGACCGCGGCGGTCGATTTCGTGCACGGCGACGAGGGGCTGCTGATGGCCCCCGCGTACGCGGTGCCCCGGATGCTGGCCCGGGCCGGGCTGACCCTCCAGGACTTCGACTACTACGAGATCCACGAGGCGTTCGCCTCGCAGGTGCTGGCCACCCTGGCCGCCTGGGAGTCGGCGGAGTTCTGCAAGGAACGGCTGGGCCTGGACGCGCCGCTCGGATCGATCGACCGGGACAAGCTCAACGTCAACGGCTCCTCGCTGGCCGCCGGGCACCCGTTCGCCGCCACCGGCGGCCGGATCGTCGCCACCCTGGCCAAGCTGCTCGCCGAGAAGGGGAGCGGGCGGGGCCTGATCTCGATCTGCGCCGCGGGCGGCCAGGGCGTGACGGCGATCCTGGAGCGCTGA